One Streptomyces sp. CNQ-509 DNA window includes the following coding sequences:
- a CDS encoding sugar kinase, with product MAEPAPEVLTCGEAMLLMLAEPGMPLARAVNFRRAIGGAESNVAAGLSRLGHRARWFGRVGADPAGEAVLAQLRADGVDVSYADVDPDAPTGMLLRDSHPQRAIDVQYYRAGSAASRLAPEHISPEVVEGVRVLHISGITPILSPSAAEATVKLVELAHAAGALVSFDPNVRRKLAGPERWAEVVGPLLAEADLLLAGDDELEMLTGEPADAAAARLLRGRTDTVVIKRADHTATALTAAGERVDQPPYEVRLTDPVGAGDAFATGFLSARLRDLPLDRALAEGACVAALVIQTVTDTDGLPTAAARDRALAAFTSGGDAVHR from the coding sequence ATGGCGGAACCCGCACCGGAGGTGCTGACCTGCGGCGAGGCCATGCTGCTGATGCTGGCCGAGCCCGGGATGCCGCTGGCGCGCGCCGTGAACTTCCGCCGCGCCATCGGCGGCGCCGAGTCGAACGTCGCCGCCGGGCTCTCCCGGCTCGGGCACCGGGCCCGCTGGTTCGGCCGCGTCGGCGCGGACCCCGCGGGGGAGGCCGTCCTCGCCCAACTCCGCGCGGACGGCGTGGACGTGTCGTACGCGGACGTCGACCCGGACGCGCCCACCGGCATGCTGCTCCGCGACAGCCACCCGCAGCGCGCCATCGACGTGCAGTACTACCGCGCCGGCTCCGCCGCCTCCCGCCTCGCCCCCGAGCACATCAGCCCCGAGGTCGTCGAGGGCGTGCGGGTGCTGCACATCTCCGGCATCACGCCGATCCTGTCGCCGTCCGCCGCCGAGGCGACGGTCAAGCTGGTCGAACTCGCCCACGCGGCCGGCGCCCTCGTCTCCTTCGACCCCAACGTCCGCCGCAAGCTCGCCGGACCCGAACGCTGGGCGGAGGTCGTGGGACCGCTGCTCGCCGAGGCCGACCTGCTGCTCGCCGGCGACGACGAGCTGGAGATGCTCACCGGCGAGCCCGCCGACGCCGCCGCCGCGCGGCTGCTGCGCGGCCGTACGGACACCGTCGTGATCAAGCGCGCCGACCACACCGCCACCGCGCTCACCGCCGCCGGCGAGCGCGTCGACCAGCCGCCGTACGAGGTGCGGCTCACCGACCCCGTCGGCGCCGGCGACGCCTTCGCCACCGGGTTCCTCTCCGCCCGGCTGCGGGACCTGCCGCTGGACCGCGCGCTCGCCGAGGGCGCCTGCGTCGCCGCCCTCGTCATCCAGACCGTGACCGACACCGACGGGCTGCCGACCGCGGCCGCCCGGGACCGCGCGCTCGCCGCGTTCACCTCGGGCGGCGACGCGGTCCACCGCTGA